The Phacochoerus africanus isolate WHEZ1 chromosome 9, ROS_Pafr_v1, whole genome shotgun sequence genomic sequence TGTATCTGTCTGTATTATCGAGGACTGTTGTTGATGCTTTGTGtttcactcatttttctcttgaaCTAGGAGCGCATGAGAGACTTCTTAGCAAAGAGGGATGAGGGACAGCTTCTCATACAGAAAAACAGAAGACTGAAAGAGAATCTTTTGAGACCGGTAATTTTAACTTCAAGCATTGTTTTCAAAGGTCTATCAAATTAAGTGGGAGCATATGTTAAGCAAGTAAAAATTCCATAAGTGAGGTATCATTTGGAAAATACCAAAGTTTCTCTTTAGATATGACGATCACAAAGTTTGTAATTCCCTAAGATTTTAGAAGCACAAGACGCTTGCTATTATGTTTATCTGCCTTTCCCAAATTAAGAAATGACTAGATTAATACAGGCATAAGTTAAGTGCCCTTTGGTTGGTGCTCAAGAAATTTTCCGCGAATGTTGAGTAAGTTAATAATGGAATCCactcatgtaatttttttcatcagctttattttattttatgtgggaTTACTGCAGGCTCGGAGTTGCCAAATGGGGAGCAGATTCGTGGCACGATAAGGAAGAATAAGGCTTTGATGAAATTAAAGTGAATCCTTTATTGTAATAGGTCCTGGtctgagaaggaaaaggagggaccTCACAGTGGCCTTGACACTGGCTATTAAGGAATTGTGTGGTTTACTTGAAAAACTCCTCTTTAAATTGTAGATGCAGCTTTCTGTATCCGAAGATGGATACATTCACTATGGCGACAAAGTGATGCTTGTGAATCCCGACCATCCTGAGGTGGAAGCCGATCTGTTTCTGGGTGGGGACCTGAGCCTGTGTATGACTCCAGATGAAATTAAAGCCTATCTGAGTGATGAATTAGAGGTGCCTTGTGGCCTGAGCGCAGCGCAAACCAAGATCCCGGTTGGCAGAAACACTTTCACCATTTTGTGGTAAAGATACTTTAATTTTCAGCTTATTTTTGTCACAAATATCTGTTTTCACTTGCAGTTTAAGGATGCACCTGGGACTGAGCAGTGCTGATTGGAGGCAACGGTTGTATGAACATACTTTGTGCTTTTCGTCTTGCTTGCTTATTTTGAGAATTATTGTCAAGGGGCCTTTAGAATCCCTTTACCTTAAACATCAGACTAATGGGTAATCTGAGTTCAAGTCACATTAGGATGATGGGTAATTTGAGTTCAATTCCAAATGCTTAATTCAAACGTATTGGAGTTAGGGAATTAAATTCAGATTCTGCCTAGAAGTAAAGTGGGTTTTCTGAATAACCTTTCAGAATGCTCTGGGCTCCTCTGAGgactttcattgtttttatgttgctatgtttttttcctcatcagCTACATATAGCTTAATACAAAGTGGCAATACATGGGTATttgctattttatcttttttgtcttttttcagggccacatccgcggcagatggcggttcccaggctaggggtctaatcggagctatggcccgccggcctagaccacagccacagcaacgcaggatccgagcctcatgtgcgacctacaccacagctcacagcaacaccggatatttaatccactgagcaagaccagggattgaacctgcaacctcctggttcctaattgggttcattaaccacggagccatgacgggacctccagtatttgctattttgaaattaattgtCCACGAAGAATATACTTGAATTTTTATGAGCATTTAAATCTTTAGAGAATAGATATGTCGTTACAATGAAAAATCATTGCTTTCAGTTTGTTACTAAACTGTGATAGCAAGTTTATATGATGGGGATATAACCAGTCCTTGAAGTTTtgaatttagatttttcttgGAGTACAGATAATTTTTgttaaaacaactaaaaattgATCACAGTTCCCATATTCTGGAAGATTAGGAGGGAAGACTGTTTTAAGTGTCTACAAGTGTGTTATTTTGCTTCCCTCTAAAGATGTCAGTGCATGGGGTTGTCACATACAGAACAGGGAATATTGTCCATGCTATTGTtgtaattttattatgtatttatttatttgggtctttttaggactgcacccacagcatatggaaattcccaggctaggggtggaattggagctgcagctgccggcctgccccacaggcacagccccaccagatctgagccgcatctgtgacctacatcactgctcatggcaacgccagatccttaacccactaagggaggccagggattgaacccgattCCACTtagatactagtccagttctttcccccgagccatgtctggaacTCCTACGGCAGTCATTGGAAATGgtaacagatggtaactagatttattgtgatgatcatcTCATAATGTGATGAATGTGGAATCACTTAAAACGAAATATAACATTATGTAACAGTTGTACTTCAGTTAGAAAGAGACGTCAGTGCACGTGGCCTAATTCCTCCAAGCAGGACAGGCGACAGGCtcagtcccccccgcccccccagggcTCACAAAGTGGGAACACTGTGTTTTGACTCCATTGGAAGGCAGAGAATAAGGTGCCAGCAAGATTTGACCGCCAAAAGAAACCTTTGCGGTAGTGACTTATTTCATTATGGCGCATGAATAAATAATATcaagaaatgatcaacaaaacCGCATACACAAAAAAGAGAGCTGttggagtttcccctgtggtgcaaGAGGATCGGCAGTATTTCTGCAGCCCTGGAGCACAGATTCGATCACACTGGGTGAAAGGAtccgtaggttgcaactgtggcttggatatgatccctggtttgggaactccatattgccTCAGGGAagtcaaaaaaacaacaacaaaaggacaacaacaaaaaagctgtAGAACGATCCTAATACAGAGAATTTACATCTTACTCATTCTCCACTGACAGTGCTGCTGGAGAGGTCATTGGTCAAGTCGTCAGATACGGGCAGAACTTTCGCCTGGGGATAGCAGGAGGATTTGAGGGCAGAATGGTGAGTCATCACCCTGCATGTCTCCTTTGGACCAGTCATTTTTGTTTCCACGGGGGGGCCGATGAACTGAAGTGGGCAGAGAACTCCACAGGCATGGCTCCCCTCTCTGGCTTCGTTATAGCTTCAACTAGCAGCTTTTCCAATTTTGGGGCCAATTCTTTCCTTCTAACCTCACGAATTACCAAAATAACATCCTTAAGAGCTAAGGAGCGAGGGGGAAAAACCCTTTTTGCAATGCAGCTGGTATAAAGCAAAAATTTATACCACCTCCACTTGTAAATGAAATGATCAGGTTATATAATAATAATCTGACAGCTGTTTAATGTCTCAAATGCTCACAAATTTGGGAGCATAagtctttgatctttttttttttaacctctatctGGGGGACTAGGGGATGTAGTAGAACCAGATTAAAtatgggttcaaattccagctgaGATGTGTACCTATGGGATGGgactttgggaaagttacttaacctttttgAATCTCTCTCATCTATAAGATGGAGattattatatgttattacatgTTTAAGTGCttcacatatattaactcatttattcttcCCAACAAGCCTTTGAAGTAGGGACTCCTTTACCCCTGTTTtactgttgggaaaactgaagtaCAAGGTAAGTGATTTTGCTCCAAGTCACTCGGCTATTGAGAGGCAGAGCTGGtatcatattgtatttttcaCTCAATCACAGATTCCATTTTTGTATGATgtggcattatttttattgttatgttataattattattaccatAATACCACTAAGGAAATCagtgctgggattttttttttttttgtcttttctagggccgcttccgttcccaggctagggtccaatcggaactgtagccgacagcctacaccagagccacagcaacacgggatccaagcctagtctgcaacctacaccacagctcatggcaatgccggatccttaacccactgagcgaggccaggggtcgaacctgtgacctcatggttcccagtcagatttgttaaccacttcgccatgacgggaactcccagtgctggGAATTAAACTCTGACACATCACAGATGGCGAGCGGCCACctgattttaaatgtgaaaatgtaaGCAAGTACCTAACTGTTGAAAGAGGAGAGTAAATCATTATTAGGGGATTTATTTTGATAAAAGGGTTTATGTGAACATCTAAATTTCCCCCAAATGACTTAGCTGTATCTGTGTTATTTCTTGAATAAGTATTCCTTTCTTCACTGACCCATGCTGCATACACTAAATTATTATGTGGTTGATTCTCAGCTTCCTATTTGGATCCATTGACCTGGAGttgtctatttaaattttttttttttttttgctttttagggccacacccatggtatatggaggttcccaggctaggggttgaagcggagctgtagccactggcctacaccacagctcatggcaacatgggatccttaacccactgagcaaggccagggattgaacccgaatcctcatggatgctagtcggatttgtttctgctgcaccacaactgggaactccctagagttgTCTACGTTTATTCCTGAACTATTGCTTTATAATACACTTTGATGGCTTATAGGGCTAGCTCCTTCTCATTACACCTCTTTGTCTGAATCATGTTAAGAATGAATCTTTCagttaaatgtaataattttttttcaagtcccTCTGTCCTTgtgggtaaaaaaagaaaatcacaggatATTTTGATGGGCACTATAAGATTGAGTAAATTCCCATATTtagtagctttataatatttGTTCTTAGATGTCCTTCCATTTATTCACTTCTTCTTTTCTATCTCTCGGTAacattttgtgcttttctttgcATGGATCAGACACTGATCTTGTCAAGGTTATTCCGTGGTATCTTCTATTTTGGAAGCTATTGAAGGGAGGTCCTTTTGACAGCTGCCACAGAAATAGAAGAAtggcattgatttttttatactcACCTTTGACGACATCACTGTTATTAATTCTAGTTGATTCTCTGACGACTTCTGGGTAGAGAGTCATCTCATCATCTCGATgctaattttatctcttctcacGTTCTCACACCTCTTATTCCTGTTTCTTGTCTTCGGATTAGCAAGCACTGCAGAGGTATTTATAAAAAATCTGGTGATGGAGGCCCTCTAGGTTTGTTcctgatttcattattttctttacattaagAGAACGAATTTGGGGTTTGAGATAGATAGTCCTTGCCATTTGCTCTGAATGGCACTGTCACTCTCCCTGTCAGCCAGGGCCAAAGCCACAGTGTACCTTGGACACACCTCTTCCCTGCTCATGTCCAGGTAACTTTCAAGTCCCTTTGCTCTCCCTTCATAATGGAATTTGgccaatcttttctttttttggctgcacccagggcatgtggaagctcccaggccagggattgaacctgtgccacagcagcgacctgagtcacagcagtgatcatgcaggacccttaaccagCTGCGGCAGCAGGGAACTCCGTTGGCTGATCTTTTCATCCCCAGAGCCGGTTCCTCAGTCCAGGCCCCCATAGCTTGGTTCCTGTAGTTTAGCTTGACTTCATCCCATGCTAGTTGGGGTGCTGTCAGGTTGACCTTTAAAAGCTCCGCTCCGCTCACGTCCCATCGCCATTGAAAAGTCAGGCATGGCTCTCCATTGCCCTCTGAATTAAACACTGCCGTTCAATGTGGCATTTAAGGTGGGGTGGCCACCCTCCTTGTCCCCCCATCTCTGGCTCTCTGGCACCACATCACTACCTGGGAGTCTTTCCTGAGCCGCTGGGAGAGCATGTCCTCCCACAGCTCTTTGCATCCCTGCAGGACGGCCAGACCTTACAGGCGCCCCCATTTCTACCCTCAGTCATCTCTCCTGATGTTCAGAaaacttcttcttttctttttttgcttttagggccgcacctgtggcatatggaggttccgaggctagggttcgaatcggagctacagttgccggcctacaccacagccacagcaatgccagatccgagctgcatctgcgacctacaccacagctcacggcaacgccagagccttgacccactgcaaggccagggatcgaacctgcaagctcatggttcctaggctgCGTGTGCCCCCACCTGAGCTCCAGAAAACTTCTTGAGGGCAATGACTCATTTCCACCTTCCCCATAGTGCTTCAGGGAACAGCTTTGCATATAAAAGGTGTTTAATGAAAATCTAGCAAAATATGCAGAAATAACCTCTGGGTTCAGGATGAGGGTGAATCAGTAAACAGCTAACAAGGTACAAACGTTTTGAACTTTTCAGCAGGACAGGGTGGTTCTTGGCAAAGTTCACTGCCGCCAGATTGTTAAGTCCAAGTGTGGACATCAATTGCTGAGGGGCCGAGGCCCCCCTTGGAGGCTCACCTGTGAGTGTTGGCTGTGCTGGTGTTGGTTTTAAGAGCAATTCACTTCATGCACTAAGTTTCATGTGACATTTTTTATGATGAGTAAAATATTAATCTAGGCCCTATGCCTTGACAAAGAGGAAGAATCATGAGAAGGAgagggagtttgggtttggtCTTCAAAGGAGGGGAAAGCAGTTGGAGGTGATAGGAGGGTGGGTGGTCTCAGCCTTCTGGGACGACAGTTACGAGGGAGAGAAAAACGGAGTGTTCTCGTATAATCAGAAGGTTTTTCAAAGACCGCTTTGGAACATACTAGCGGTCCAGCAGTTGATGGCTGCCGACTTCTCCAACTTTTCAAAGAGCTGTGATTGGTTCATCTGCACGCTGTCATTTTCAGTTCTATTTATCAAGTGACCACAGGACCCTGATGAAGTCGTCTAAGAGGTCTTGGCTCCAGGAGGTGTACCTGACAGATGAGGACTCCTACCTGAACTGCTGGCAGGCTGCCTTCCCCGACCCCCAGCTACGCCTGGAGTACGAAGGCTTCCCCATCCCGGTGAGCATGGCCTGGGGAAGATGGCACATGTGCCGAGGCTGTGACAGGGATGTGAGTTCCTCCTGTGTGGGAAGCAGAGCTTGTCCTGGCTCTGATGCTGTGTATGCCTTATGTActtccactctctctctttcatttctttttttcttctttttttaaagctgcccctgtggcacatggaagttcccgggctagggggccaatcggagctgcagctgccagccagagccagagctacagcaatctgagccacgtctgtgacctataccatagctcatggcaacgacagatccttaacccactgaacgaggccagggactgaaccctcatcctcatggatactagtcaggttcttaatctgctgagccacaatgggaactactccctttcatttctaattcaagCTCAGGAGGCACAATTTTGCCTCATAGCAGCATCCTGCCTTGGTGCCTCTGGACTCTGGCTGCACACAGAATCACCTGCTGAGCTTTATAGAAATACAGAGGCCCGGCCCCTGCCCCTGAACTCAGACTGAGAACCACTCCCCTGAGATTGTAAGGAAGATGACACTGCTTTCTTTCAGGTCTCTGTTAAGTCTTCATTCCTCCCCACCTCcgcccctgcttttta encodes the following:
- the CFAP161 gene encoding cilia- and flagella-associated protein 161, whose translation is MATDTLTGPLCARSLSAGELGAMAKNLYGPGVRMGNWNEDVYLEEERMRDFLAKRDEGQLLIQKNRRLKENLLRPMQLSVSEDGYIHYGDKVMLVNPDHPEVEADLFLGGDLSLCMTPDEIKAYLSDELEVPCGLSAAQTKIPVGRNTFTILCAAGEVIGQVVRYGQNFRLGIAGGFEGRMFYLSSDHRTLMKSSKRSWLQEVYLTDEDSYLNCWQAAFPDPQLRLEYEGFPIPANAKILINHCHTNRGLVAHRHLFLSTYFGKEAEVAAHTYLDSHRVEKPKNHWMLVTGNPRKNAPTVLDLPKPPAEGTRALEQVAETPGRSTTPGAHACSHPL